Proteins found in one Plasmodium gaboni strain SY75 chromosome 13, whole genome shotgun sequence genomic segment:
- a CDS encoding putative U2 small nuclear ribonucleoprotein A' produces the protein MRITIDMINEAEQSRNPVLENTISLRGNKISVIENLSITKDYFECIDLSDNEIIKLNNIPYLKKLKTLILCNNKIARIDGDIFDNLPNLNSLVLTNNKLEKLSDLKSLFKAKNLIRLSLLENSVCKLEHYREYLIYNIPSLRYLDFEKIKTKDRELANATMENFIENDNENEESS, from the exons ATGAGGATAACAATTGATATGATAAATGAAGCAGAACAATCGAGAAATCCAGTTCTTGAAAATACTATATCTTTAAGAG GTAATAAAATTAGTGTTATTGAAAACTTAAGTATAACAAAAGATTATTTTGAATGTATAGACTTAAGtgataatgaaataatcaaattaaataatattccatatttaaaaaaattaaaaacattaatattatgCAACAATAAAATAGCCAGAATTGATGGAGACATATTCGACAATTTACCAAATTTAAATTCATTAGTTCTTACCAATAATAAG cTAGAAAAATTAAGTGATCTtaaatcattatttaaagCTAAGAATTTAATAAGGTTGAGCCTATTGGAAAATTCAGTGTGcaa GTTAGAACATTATAGagaatatttaatatataatataccCTCATTAAGATATTTAgattttgaaaaaataaaaacaaagGACAGAGAATTGGCAAATGCTACAATGGAAAATTTTATTGAAAATGATAATG aGAATGAAGAATCCAGTTAA